A genomic window from Salvelinus fontinalis isolate EN_2023a unplaced genomic scaffold, ASM2944872v1 scaffold_0168, whole genome shotgun sequence includes:
- the LOC129844040 gene encoding NACHT, LRR and PYD domains-containing protein 3-like yields MSEQQIKSSDYQLDYENVEDSVETMERIGSEDAVMFTHMPLGRRSETLLTVQQDIKGKLKHKYQHISEGIGHHGNQSLFKDIYTELYITEGGSGGLNNEHEVRQIEMASKKQTTQETPIKCNDIFKPLPGQDKPIRTVLTKGIAGIGKTVSVQKVILDWAEGKANQDVHFMFPLPFRDLNLKKDQYSLMQLLSHYFSELKEIDSIEDGETKTVFIFDGLDECRLPLDFKNNEKCCDVTKPTSVDVLLTNLIEGNLLPSALLWITTRPAAANQIPSECIDQVTEVRGFNDPQKEEYFRKKITDQNMANEIIKHMKTSRSLHIMCHMPVFCWISATVLEMILKEAWKDEVPKTLTQMYSHFILIQTIVKNKKYNKASETNLKELSQSDREMILKLAKLAFQQLQKGNLIFYEEDLRECGLDVTEASEYSALCTEIFKEESGLYQDKVYSFVHLSIQEFLAAVHALESCLDKKENVFSPTSDDEEKESIQLSDLHRRAVDQALKSENGHLDLFLRFLLGLSLESNQNLLRGLLTQTGSTTQSNEKRVKRIVRYLSYNIEEESSPERIINLFHCLNELGANSLVEDMQTSLRSGTLSETSLEPDQCSALAYLLLMSEEVLEEFDLKTYNTSEEGYQRLLPVVKTCKRALLDGCKLTYKSCETLASALQTPNSPLRELDLSYNNLGDRGVELLCVGLTSPLCNIQTLVLGQCGLTEGCCSDLASVLSSPNSQLKQLELRDNDLQDSGVTLLSAGLEGPDCKLHTLGLGQCGLTEGCCSDLASVLSSPNSQLKQLELRDNDLQDSGVTLLSAGLEDPDCKLHTLGLGQCGLTEICCSDLASVLNSPNSQLNQLELRDNDLRDSGVTLLSAGLEDPDCKLHTLGLSGCLVTEEGCAVLSSALRSNPSHLKELDLSYNHPGDSAGGLLSAALVGAALVYPTYKLMKLNVDHGGECRLKSGPRKYACHLTLDPNTANPNLVLSEGNRKVKRVVEKQHYEDHPDRFDAYPQVLCKEGLSGSRYYWEVERDGSMADIGVVNKGMERKGWEDASWIGGNRKSMCLLCSHSGYNFNHAGVNRIIPGPVSNRVGVYLDWPAGTLTFYSVSSSGTLTHLYTEHTTFTEPLYPGFGVYSSSSVTLCQIDDQHIQR; encoded by the exons ATGTCTGAACAACAAATTAAAAGCTCTGACTACCAGTTGGACTATGAAAATGTTGAGGATTCAGTTGAGACGATGGAGAGGATTGGCAGCGAGGATGCTGTAATGTTCACACACATGCCTCTGGGTAGGAGAA GTGAAACTCTGCTGACAGTCCAACAAGACATTAAGGGTAAACTGAAACACAAGTATCAACACATATCTGAAGGAATTGGACACCATGGAAACCAAAGTCTGTTCAAGGACAtttacacagagctctacatcacagagggtggaagtGGAGGGctcaataatgaacatgaggtTAGACAGATAGAGATGGCATCCAAGAAACAAACCACACAAGAGACACCAATCAAATGCAACGACATCTTCAAGCCTTTACCTGGACAAGACAAACctatcagaactgtgctgacaaaaggaatcgctggcattggaaaaacagtctctgtgcagaaggTCATCCTTGACTGGGCAGAGGGAAAAGCAAATCAGGACGTTCATTTCATGTTTCCTCTTCCTTTCCGTGATCTGAACCTGAAAAAGGACCAATACAGTCTGATGCAACTTCTTTCCCACTACTTCTCAGAGCTGAAAGAGATTGACAGCATTGAAGATGGTGAAACCAAAACTGTTTTCAtttttgatggtctggatgagtgtCGACTTCCTCTAGACTTCAAAAACAATGAGAAGTGCTGTGATGTCACGAAGCCAACCTCAGTGGATGTGCTACTGACAAACCTCATCGAGGGGAATCTGCTTCCgtctgctctcctctggataaccacacgacctgcagcagccaatcaGATCCCTTCTGAGTGTattgaccaggtgacagaggtacgagggttcaatgatCCACAGAAGGAGGAATACTTCAGGAAGAAAATCACAGATCAGAATATGGCCAATGAAATCATCAAACACATGaagacatcaaggagcctccacatcatgtgccacatgcCAGTCTTCTGTTGGATATCAGCCACGGTCCTTGAGATGATACTGAAAGAGGCATGGAAGGATGAAGTCCCTAAAACTCTGACCCAGATGTACTCACACTTCATTCTCATCCAAACCATTGTGAAGAACAAGAAGTACAACAAAGCCTCAGAGACAAACTTGAAGGAACTGtctcagtcagacagagagatgatCCTGAAACTGGCAAAGCTGGCTTTCCAACAGCTGCAGAAGGGCAACCTGATCTTCTATGAGGAGGACCTGAGAGAGTGTGGCCTTGATGTCACAGAGGCATCAGAGTACTCAGCATTGTGTACAGAGATCTTTAAAGAAGAATCTGGGCTGTACCAAGACAAGGTCTACAGCTTTGtgcatctgagcattcaggagtttctagCAGCAGTGCATGCTTTAGAATCATGTCTGGACAAGAAGGAAAATGTTTTCTCCCCCACTAGTGATGATGAAGAGAAGGAGTCAATCCAGTTGTCTGACTTACACAGGAGAGCAGTGGACCAGGCCTTGAAGAGTGAGAATGGACACCTGGACCtgttcctccgcttccttctgggtctctcactggagtccaatcagaatCTGTTACGAGGCCTTCTGACACAGACAGGAAGTACAACACAGAGCAATGAGAAAAGAGTTAAGAGAATAGTCAGGTACCTTTCATACAACATAGAGGAGGAATCCTCACCAGAAAGGATCATCAACTTGTTCCATTGTCTGAATGAACTTGGTGCCAATTCTCTAGTTGAAGACATGCAGACCTCCCTGCGATCAGGAACTCTTTCAGAAACAAGTCTAGAACCTGACCAATGTTCAGCCCTGGCCTACCTGTTACTGATGTCAGAGGAGGTGCTGGAGGAGTTTGACCTGAAGACATACAACACATCAGAGGAAGGTTATCAGAGGTTGCTGCCGGTAGTGAAAACCTGCAAGAGAGCact ACTGGATGGCTGTAAACTCACATATAAATCCTGTGAGACTCTGGCCTCAGCTCTGCAGACACCAAACTCCCCCCTGAGAGAACTGGACCTCAGCTACAATAACCTGGGAGACagaggagtggagctgctctGTGTTGGACTAACCAGTCCACTCTGCAACATACAGACACTAGT tcTGGGTCAGTGTGGTCTGACAGAGGGTTGCTGTTCAGATCTGGCCTCAGTCCTGAGTTCACCCAACTCACAACTGAAACAACTGGAGCTGAGAGACAATGACCTGCAGGACTCAGGAGTTACactgctgtctgctggactggagggtccagactgtaaactacacacactggg tcTAGGTCAGTGTGGTCTGACTGAGGGTTGCTGTTCAGATCTGGCCTCAGTCCTGAGTTCACCCAACTCACAACTGAAACAACTGGAGCTGAGAGACAATGACCTGCAGGACTCAGGAGTTACactgctgtctgctggactggaggatccagactgtaaactacaCACACTGGG tcTAGGTCAGTGTGGTCTGACAGAGATTTGCTGTTCAGATCTGGCCTCAGTCCTCAATTCACCCAACTCACAACTGAACCAACTGGAGCTGAGAGACAATGACCTGCGGGACTCAGGAGTTACactgctgtctgctggactggaggatccagactgtaaactacaCACACTGGG gctgtctggctgtctggtcaCAGAGGAGGGCTGTGCTGTTCTGtcttcagctctgaggtcaaacccctcccacctgaaagagctggacctgagctacaatcacccaggagactctgCAGGGGGACTGCTTTCAGCTGCTCTGGTGGGAGCTGCTCTGGTGTATCCCACATATAAACTGATGAAGCTGAA TGTGGATCATGGTGGAGAGTGCAGGCTGAAATCAGGGCCGAGGAAAT ATGCCTGTCATCTCACCCTGGACCCAAATACAGCAAACCCAAACCTGGTACTGTCTGAGGGGAACAGGAAGGTGAAACGGGTGGTGGAGAAGCAGCATTATGAAGACCATCCAGACAGATTTGACGCATATCCCCAAGTTCTCTGCAAAGAAGGCTTATCTGGATCTCGTTATTactgggaggtagagagggatggtagCATGGCTGACATTGGTGTGGTGAACAAAGGAATGGAGAGAAAGGGATGGGAGGATGCCAGTTGGATTGGAGGCAATAGGAAGTCCATGTGTTTACTCTGCTCTCACAGTGGTTATAACTTTAACCATGCTGGAGTCAACAGAATCATCCCTGGTCCTGTTTCTAACAGAGTtggagtgtatctggactggccagctGGTACTTTGACCTTCTATAGTGTGTCCTCCTCTGGTACACTGACACACCTTTACACAGAACACACCACATTCACTGAACCCCTCTATCCTGGGTTTGGggtttactcctcctcctcagtgactCTGTGTCAGATAGATGACCAACACATTCAGAGGTGa